A window from Mycolicibacterium tokaiense encodes these proteins:
- the trpC gene encoding indole-3-glycerol phosphate synthase TrpC: MSAATVLDSIIEGVRADVAAREAIISLAEVKEAAHAAPPPRDVMAALREPGIGVIAEVKRASPSRGQLANIADPADLARAYQSGGARIISVLTEERRFHGSLADLDAVRAAVTIPVLRKDFVVRPYQIHEARAHGADMLLLIVAALEQPALESLLERTESLGMTALVEVHTEEEASRALQAGAKVIGVNARDLKTLEVDRDCFARIAPGLPSDIIRVAESGVRGTADLLAYAGAGADAVLVGEGLVTSGDPRSAVADLVTAGTHPSCPKPSR; encoded by the coding sequence ATGAGTGCGGCGACTGTCCTCGACTCCATCATCGAGGGAGTCCGCGCTGACGTCGCCGCCCGCGAAGCGATCATCAGCCTGGCTGAGGTCAAGGAAGCGGCCCACGCCGCTCCGCCGCCTCGCGACGTGATGGCTGCGCTGCGGGAACCCGGAATCGGCGTCATCGCCGAGGTGAAGCGGGCCAGCCCGTCCCGGGGGCAGCTGGCCAACATCGCCGATCCCGCGGACCTGGCCCGCGCATACCAGAGCGGCGGCGCTCGGATCATCAGTGTCCTCACCGAGGAACGCCGCTTCCACGGATCACTGGCCGACCTCGACGCTGTTCGCGCCGCGGTGACCATCCCGGTGTTGCGCAAGGACTTTGTGGTACGTCCGTACCAGATCCATGAGGCCCGCGCCCACGGTGCCGACATGCTGCTGCTCATCGTCGCCGCCCTCGAACAGCCGGCCCTGGAGTCACTGCTCGAGCGCACGGAGTCTCTCGGGATGACCGCTCTGGTGGAGGTCCACACCGAGGAAGAAGCCAGCCGTGCACTGCAAGCCGGGGCCAAGGTGATCGGGGTCAATGCCCGTGACCTGAAGACCCTGGAGGTGGACCGCGACTGCTTCGCCCGCATCGCACCCGGTCTGCCCAGCGACATCATCCGGGTCGCCGAATCCGGGGTCCGAGGTACCGCAGACCTCCTGGCCTACGCCGGCGCCGGTGCTGACGCCGTGTTGGTGGGCGAAGGCCTGGTCACCAGCGGCGACCCGCGTTCTGCGGTCGCCGACCTGGTGACTGCCGGAACCCATCCGTCCTGCCCGAAACCCTCCCGCTAG
- a CDS encoding peroxiredoxin produces the protein MKRGDFIDDFVLPDQTGAQRRFSDFLAQGPVVLFFYPAAMTPGCTKEACHFRDLAGEFAALGAQRVGISTDAPDKQAQFAAKENFDYPLLSDVDAAVATAFGVKRGLLGKFMPVKRTTFVIDTDRKVLDVIASEISMDTHADKALEVLRQRVR, from the coding sequence ATGAAACGCGGGGACTTCATCGACGACTTCGTTCTACCTGATCAGACGGGTGCGCAGCGGCGCTTCAGCGACTTCCTGGCGCAGGGTCCGGTGGTGCTGTTCTTCTACCCGGCAGCCATGACGCCGGGGTGCACCAAGGAGGCCTGCCACTTCCGAGATCTGGCCGGCGAGTTCGCTGCCCTCGGTGCGCAGCGCGTCGGGATCAGCACCGATGCCCCGGACAAGCAGGCACAGTTCGCCGCCAAGGAGAACTTCGACTATCCGCTGCTGTCGGACGTCGACGCCGCGGTGGCCACGGCTTTCGGGGTGAAGCGCGGGCTGCTCGGCAAATTCATGCCGGTGAAGCGGACGACGTTCGTGATCGACACCGACCGTAAGGTGCTCGACGTCATCGCCAGCGAGATCAGCATGGACACCCACGCCGACAAGGCCCTCGAGGTGCTGCGTCAGCGCGTCCGGTAG
- the trpA gene encoding tryptophan synthase subunit alpha, which produces MSRLGPLFERCRAEGRAALIGYLPTGYPDVQTSIEAMTTLVDSGCDLIEVGIAYSDPGMDGPTIAAATDVALKRGVRVRDALAAVEAISARGGQAVVMSYWNPVLRYGVDAFARDLAAAGGAGMITPDLIPDEADDWYAASDEHNLDRIFLVAPSSTPERLAATVAASRGFVYAASTMGVTGARDVVSNAAPELVARVKEVSDIPVGVGLGVRSRAQAADIGAYADGVIVGSALVSALESGLPAVAALTEELAAGVRQKVTEVPG; this is translated from the coding sequence ATGAGCCGGCTCGGTCCGCTGTTCGAACGCTGCCGTGCCGAAGGCCGCGCCGCGTTGATCGGATACCTGCCCACCGGCTACCCGGACGTGCAGACCTCCATCGAGGCGATGACCACGCTGGTGGACTCGGGTTGCGACCTGATCGAGGTCGGCATCGCCTACTCCGATCCGGGCATGGACGGCCCCACCATCGCGGCGGCCACCGACGTCGCACTCAAGCGCGGGGTGCGGGTACGCGACGCACTGGCGGCCGTCGAGGCCATCAGCGCCCGCGGCGGCCAGGCCGTCGTGATGTCCTACTGGAACCCGGTGCTGCGCTACGGCGTCGACGCGTTCGCGCGCGATCTGGCCGCGGCGGGCGGCGCCGGCATGATCACTCCCGATCTGATCCCGGACGAGGCCGACGACTGGTACGCCGCCTCCGACGAGCACAACCTGGACCGGATCTTCTTGGTCGCACCCTCCTCCACCCCGGAGCGCCTGGCGGCCACGGTGGCGGCCTCGCGCGGGTTCGTCTACGCGGCCTCCACCATGGGGGTCACCGGTGCGCGGGACGTGGTGTCCAATGCGGCCCCGGAATTGGTGGCCCGGGTCAAAGAGGTCTCCGACATCCCGGTCGGCGTGGGTCTGGGTGTGCGCTCCCGCGCACAGGCCGCTGACATCGGTGCCTATGCCGACGGTGTGATCGTGGGCTCGGCGCTGGTCTCCGCGCTGGAGAGCGGGCTGCCCGCGGTGGC
- a CDS encoding FAD-dependent oxidoreductase, with protein MPAPPRTITEPARELDVIHETDVLVVGSGPGGLAAALSAARAGVQVTLVERFGCFGGNITAVGVEGFAWYRHEQTVEAGGLGWEFEERAKAMGAAVPESQSLSYELDSEGFKVVADRLVEEAGVRAMLHRQFVAPLMDGDTIIGIVTESKAGREAILARRVVDATGDADVATRAGAPTHRTPVEEMMAASVMFHLAGVDKAAFLAGVAEDPQTYRDWSAGEFSADETADKDADLYSPYLGKPFAKAIADGVLPADLNTIGGTWGAMHDTGELTYMNLVHLAGCDGTDPDSLTRFEIEGRRQTMLAIEALRRYTPGCRTARLRNFGMTIGIRDTRKIDAVYNLTEADVRHQGRFDDSIGIYPEFIDGYGVLVLPTTGRYLQIPYRSLLPKSVHHLIVAGRATGGDRIAHAATRNMSCCAVTGQGAGVAAALSIRTGRTFADVEIDAVQAELVRQDVRID; from the coding sequence ATGCCTGCGCCGCCACGGACCATCACCGAGCCAGCACGTGAGCTCGACGTCATCCACGAAACCGACGTCCTGGTGGTGGGTTCCGGTCCGGGTGGCCTGGCCGCCGCCCTTTCCGCCGCGAGGGCCGGCGTGCAGGTGACGTTGGTGGAACGCTTCGGCTGTTTCGGTGGCAACATCACCGCCGTCGGCGTCGAGGGCTTCGCCTGGTATCGCCACGAGCAGACCGTGGAGGCCGGCGGCCTGGGCTGGGAGTTCGAAGAGCGCGCCAAGGCGATGGGCGCGGCGGTGCCCGAAAGCCAGTCGCTGTCCTACGAATTGGACTCCGAGGGCTTCAAGGTGGTCGCCGACCGGCTGGTGGAGGAAGCGGGCGTGCGCGCCATGCTGCACCGCCAGTTCGTCGCGCCGCTCATGGACGGCGACACGATCATCGGCATCGTCACCGAGTCGAAGGCCGGGCGCGAGGCGATCCTGGCCCGGCGGGTGGTCGACGCGACCGGTGACGCCGACGTGGCGACACGCGCCGGTGCGCCGACACACCGGACCCCGGTCGAGGAGATGATGGCGGCGTCGGTGATGTTCCACCTCGCCGGCGTCGACAAGGCCGCGTTCCTGGCCGGGGTCGCCGAGGATCCGCAGACCTACCGCGACTGGTCGGCCGGCGAGTTCAGCGCCGACGAGACCGCGGACAAGGACGCCGACCTCTATTCGCCCTACCTCGGAAAGCCGTTCGCCAAGGCCATCGCCGACGGGGTGCTGCCTGCCGATCTGAACACCATCGGCGGCACCTGGGGCGCGATGCACGACACCGGTGAACTGACGTACATGAACCTGGTGCACCTGGCCGGGTGCGACGGCACCGATCCGGACAGTCTGACCCGGTTCGAGATCGAGGGCCGACGGCAGACCATGCTGGCCATCGAGGCCCTGCGCCGCTACACCCCGGGCTGCCGCACCGCCCGGTTGCGCAACTTCGGTATGACGATCGGTATCCGCGACACCCGCAAGATCGATGCCGTCTACAACCTGACCGAAGCGGATGTACGCCATCAGGGCCGGTTCGACGACAGCATCGGGATCTACCCCGAGTTCATCGACGGCTACGGCGTCCTGGTGCTGCCGACCACCGGGCGCTACCTGCAGATCCCCTACCGGTCACTGCTGCCGAAGTCCGTGCACCATCTGATCGTGGCCGGGCGTGCCACCGGCGGTGACCGGATAGCTCATGCGGCAACCCGGAACATGTCGTGCTGCGCGGTCACCGGTCAGGGCGCCGGCGTGGCCGCCGCCCTGTCGATCCGGACCGGCCGGACCTTCGCCGACGTCGAGATCGACGCCGTCCAAGCGGAACTGGTGCGCCAGGACGTCCGGATCGACTGA
- a CDS encoding anthranilate synthase component I, with protein MSTNATVTAVTTTREDFTALAAEHRVVPVTRKVLADSETPLSAYRKLSANRPGTFLLESAENGRSWSRWSFIGAGAPSALTVRDGEAVWLGTVPQDAPRGGDPLTALRQTLELLETAALPGLPPLSSGMVGFFAYDLVRRLERLPELAVDDLQLPDMLMLLATDLAAVDHHEGTITLIANAVNWNGTSERVDWAYDDAVARLDVMTEALSQPLPSTVSTFSRPTPTHRSQRTVAEYTAIVDKLVGDIEAGEAFQVVPSQRFEMDTAADPIDVYRMLRVSNPSPYMYLLHVPDGVGGTAFSVVGSSPEALVTVKDGWAQTHPIAGTRWRGDTEEEDQLLEKELLSDEKERAEHLMLVDLGRNDLGRVCVPGTVRVDDYSHIERYSHVMHLVSTVSGQLADGRTALDAVTACFPAGTLSGAPKVRAMELIEEVEKTRRGLYGGVLGYLDFAGNADFAIAIRTALMRGGTAYVQAGGGVVADSNGPYEYTESANKAKAVLSAVAAAETLQAP; from the coding sequence GTGTCCACGAACGCCACCGTCACCGCCGTGACCACCACCCGGGAGGACTTCACCGCCCTGGCTGCCGAGCACCGCGTCGTGCCGGTCACCCGGAAGGTGCTGGCCGACAGCGAGACTCCGCTGTCGGCGTACCGCAAGCTGTCCGCCAACCGGCCCGGCACCTTCCTGCTGGAGTCCGCGGAGAACGGGCGCTCGTGGTCGCGGTGGTCGTTCATCGGCGCGGGCGCGCCGTCGGCGCTGACGGTCCGTGACGGCGAGGCCGTCTGGCTGGGCACCGTCCCGCAGGACGCACCCCGGGGCGGAGATCCCCTCACCGCCCTCCGGCAGACCCTCGAGCTTCTCGAGACCGCCGCTCTGCCCGGGCTGCCGCCGCTGTCGAGCGGCATGGTCGGCTTCTTCGCCTATGACCTGGTGCGCCGGCTGGAACGGCTGCCCGAACTGGCCGTCGACGATCTGCAGTTGCCTGACATGCTCATGCTGCTGGCCACCGACCTGGCCGCCGTCGACCACCACGAGGGCACCATCACCCTGATCGCCAACGCGGTGAACTGGAACGGCACCAGCGAGCGGGTCGACTGGGCCTACGACGACGCGGTGGCCCGTCTGGACGTGATGACCGAAGCGCTGAGCCAGCCGCTGCCGTCCACGGTCTCGACGTTCAGCAGGCCCACGCCGACACATCGCTCGCAGCGCACCGTGGCGGAGTACACCGCCATCGTCGACAAGCTCGTCGGCGACATCGAGGCCGGCGAGGCCTTCCAGGTGGTGCCCTCGCAGCGCTTCGAGATGGACACCGCAGCCGATCCCATCGATGTCTACCGGATGCTGCGGGTGTCCAACCCCAGCCCGTACATGTACCTGCTGCACGTCCCCGACGGTGTTGGTGGAACGGCGTTTTCGGTCGTCGGGTCCAGCCCGGAGGCGCTGGTCACGGTCAAGGACGGCTGGGCGCAGACCCACCCCATCGCTGGTACCCGGTGGCGTGGTGACACCGAGGAAGAAGACCAGCTGCTCGAGAAGGAGCTGCTGTCCGACGAGAAGGAACGCGCCGAGCACCTGATGCTGGTGGACCTGGGCCGCAACGACCTGGGCCGGGTGTGTGTGCCGGGCACCGTCCGCGTCGACGACTACAGCCATATCGAGCGCTACAGCCACGTCATGCACCTGGTGTCGACCGTCAGCGGGCAGCTCGCCGACGGCCGCACCGCACTGGACGCGGTGACGGCCTGTTTCCCGGCGGGCACCCTGTCCGGGGCGCCGAAGGTGCGGGCCATGGAACTCATCGAAGAGGTGGAGAAAACCCGCCGCGGGCTCTACGGCGGCGTCCTCGGATACCTCGACTTCGCCGGCAACGCCGATTTCGCGATCGCCATCCGGACCGCCCTGATGCGCGGCGGCACCGCTTACGTCCAGGCCGGCGGTGGTGTGGTGGCCGACTCGAACGGTCCCTACGAGTACACCGAGTCCGCCAACAAGGCCAAGGCCGTGCTCAGCGCGGTGGCCGCCGCCGAAACCCTGCAGGCACCCTGA
- the trpB gene encoding tryptophan synthase subunit beta: MVDLSNNTVPRMSAAIAEPTSHDPDARGHFGRYGGRLVPEALMAVIEEVTAAYEKARSDQTFLDELDRLQTHYSGRPSPLYEAKRLSEHAGGARLLLKREDLNHTGSHKINNVLGQALLAKQMGKTRVIAETGAGQHGVATATACALLDLECVIYMGAVDTARQALNVARMRLLGAEVVAVESGSKTLKDAINETFRDWVAHADDTFYAFGTAAGPHPFPMMVRDFQRIIGLEARAQIQNQLGRLPDAVTACIGGGSNAIGIFHAFIDDPGVRLVGFEAAGDGVETGRHAATFTGGTPGAFQGSFSYLLQDEDGQTIESHSISAGLDYPGVGPEHALLKDIGRAEYRPITDSEAMDAFRLLCRTEGIIPAIESAHAVAGAVKLGIEMGPGAVIMINLSGRGDKDVATAAKWFGLLDDEAVQS, translated from the coding sequence ATGGTGGATTTGTCCAACAACACCGTGCCGCGCATGAGCGCGGCCATCGCCGAGCCCACATCCCACGACCCCGACGCCCGCGGGCACTTCGGCCGCTACGGCGGCCGTCTGGTGCCCGAGGCGCTGATGGCCGTCATCGAAGAGGTCACCGCCGCCTACGAGAAGGCGCGCAGCGACCAGACCTTCCTCGACGAGCTGGACCGGCTGCAGACCCACTACAGCGGTCGGCCGTCTCCGCTGTACGAGGCCAAGCGGCTTTCCGAACATGCCGGCGGCGCCCGGCTGTTGCTCAAGCGGGAAGACCTGAATCACACCGGTTCTCACAAGATCAACAACGTGCTCGGACAGGCGTTGCTGGCCAAGCAGATGGGCAAGACGCGGGTCATCGCCGAAACCGGTGCCGGCCAGCACGGCGTGGCCACCGCCACCGCCTGCGCGCTGCTGGATCTGGAGTGCGTCATCTACATGGGGGCCGTCGACACCGCGCGCCAAGCCCTGAACGTGGCGCGCATGCGTCTGCTCGGGGCTGAGGTGGTGGCCGTCGAGTCGGGCTCCAAGACGCTCAAGGACGCCATCAACGAGACCTTCCGCGACTGGGTGGCCCACGCCGACGACACCTTCTACGCCTTCGGTACCGCCGCCGGACCGCACCCGTTCCCCATGATGGTGCGTGACTTCCAGCGGATCATCGGTCTGGAGGCCCGTGCCCAGATCCAGAACCAGCTGGGCCGGCTTCCCGACGCGGTCACCGCCTGCATCGGTGGGGGATCCAACGCCATCGGCATTTTCCACGCCTTCATCGATGACCCCGGGGTGCGGCTCGTCGGCTTCGAAGCAGCCGGCGACGGTGTCGAAACCGGAAGGCACGCAGCGACGTTCACCGGCGGCACACCCGGTGCGTTCCAGGGCTCGTTCTCCTACCTGCTTCAGGACGAGGACGGCCAGACCATCGAATCCCATTCCATTTCAGCGGGTTTGGACTATCCCGGCGTGGGCCCGGAACACGCACTGCTCAAGGACATCGGCCGGGCCGAGTACCGGCCCATCACCGACTCCGAAGCCATGGACGCGTTCCGGCTGCTGTGCCGCACCGAGGGCATCATCCCCGCCATCGAATCTGCCCACGCCGTCGCGGGCGCGGTGAAGCTCGGCATCGAGATGGGCCCGGGTGCGGTCATCATGATCAACCTCTCGGGCCGAGGCGACAAGGACGTCGCCACCGCGGCCAAGTGGTTCGGCCTGCTCGACGACGAAGCCGTGCAGTCATGA
- a CDS encoding TIGR02234 family membrane protein — MIRVAQLLLVLAALALWGASRLPWVQVTSFDGLGQPKTVILDGATWVSALTPLALLLVAAAVAVLAVRGWPLRALAVLVALASGLTAYLAITQWVMRDVSIRGAGLAEVTVASLVDSQRFYWGAVLALAAAVVALAGAVLLIRSAGTARAATTKYRAPAARRAAAQDDAVRDTDDGMSERMIWDALDQGRDPTAGPGPEKEGR, encoded by the coding sequence ATGATCCGGGTGGCGCAACTGCTCCTGGTGCTGGCGGCGCTGGCGCTGTGGGGGGCATCGCGGCTGCCCTGGGTGCAGGTCACCTCGTTCGACGGGCTGGGCCAGCCCAAGACCGTCATCCTCGACGGCGCCACCTGGGTCAGTGCACTGACGCCCCTGGCGCTGCTGTTGGTGGCGGCCGCGGTCGCGGTGCTGGCGGTGCGGGGCTGGCCGCTGCGGGCGTTGGCGGTGCTGGTTGCCCTCGCCAGCGGCCTGACGGCCTACCTGGCGATCACCCAGTGGGTGATGCGGGACGTGTCCATCCGGGGCGCCGGCCTGGCGGAGGTCACGGTGGCCTCGCTGGTGGACAGCCAGCGGTTCTACTGGGGTGCGGTGCTGGCGCTGGCCGCCGCGGTGGTCGCGCTGGCGGGAGCGGTGCTGCTGATCAGGTCCGCAGGCACGGCCAGGGCCGCCACCACCAAGTACCGGGCCCCGGCTGCCCGCCGCGCCGCCGCGCAGGACGACGCGGTGCGCGACACTGATGACGGGATGTCCGAGCGGATGATCTGGGACGCCCTGGACCAGGGCCGGGATCCCACGGCGGGGCCGGGTCCGGAGAAGGAGGGCCGGTGA